One Triticum dicoccoides isolate Atlit2015 ecotype Zavitan chromosome 4B, WEW_v2.0, whole genome shotgun sequence genomic window carries:
- the LOC119290742 gene encoding two-component response regulator-like PRR73 translates to MVSASQAGADGPSTSDIRGTGNGAVENGHALKANEDKEWRGGSKEEDWPSTHSAPPGLDEHKQQQGRVIRWEKFLPVETLRVLLVENDDCTRHVVRALLRKCGYEVIAAENGLHAWHYLEDVQNRIDLVLTEVAMPCLSGIGLLSKITSHSICKGIPVIMMSKNDSMSTVFKCLSKGAVDFLVKPIRKNELKTLWQHIWRRCHSSSGSESGIHTQKCSKPKAGDEYENNSGGSHDDDDDDDDDADDDFSVGPNARDGSDNGSGTQSSWTKRAVEIDSPQLVSSDHLADSPDSTCAQVIHPRSEIGSNRWLPTANKRNINNQKENNDDSMGKYLEIGAPRNSSLGHQSSPNQMSVNPTEKQHENLISQNKSVNKIVIDEPTSQTADLISSIARNTESKQAARITDAPDCSSKMAHGTEMKNDSPINMPSQELGLKISETARCGTEIHDERSILKRSNLSAFTRYHTPMASDQGGATFRGSCSPQDNSSEAVKTNSTCKMESNSDAAQIKQGSNGSSNNNDMGSSTKNAIAKPCTDRERVMSPSLVKSNQQTSAFHPVQHQVSPADAARKDKASEEIVNAVKVGHSSEAQQSSVQHHHHAHYYRHVIAQQQTLIDRASNARCGSSNASDLPLEGHAANYGVNGSISGSNNGSNTQNASSSAPNIARPNMDSGAMDKTEAGGGNGSGSGPSGSGNDMVCQNQLSQREAAVNKFRQKRKERNFGKKVRYQSRKRLAEQRPRVRGQFVRQSGQEDEAGQAEDR, encoded by the exons ATGGTGAGCGCCAGTCAAGCTGGCGCGGACGGACCTTCCACCAGTGATATTAGGGGAACTGGAAACGGCGCCGTAGAGAATGGCCATGCCCTCAAGGCAAACGAGGACAAGGAATGGAGGGGCGGCAGCAAGGAAGAGGACTGGCCCAGCACGCACAGTGCGCCGCCAGGCTTGGACGAGCACAAGCAGCAGCAAGGCCGGGTCATCCGCTGGGAGAAGTTCCTGCCGGTGGAGACACTAAGGGTCTTGCTGGTGGAGAACGATGACTGTACCCGACATGTTGTCCGTGCTCTGCTCCGTAAGTGTGGCTATGAAG TTATCGCTGCTGAGAATGGATTGCATGCATGGCATTATCTTGAAGATGTGCAAAACCGTATTGACCTTGTATTAACTGAGGTCGCCATGCCTTGTCTATCTGGCATCGGTCTACTCAGTAAGATCACGAGTCACAGTATTTGCAAGGGCATTCCTGTGATCA TGATGTCTAAGAATGACTCGATGAGTACAGTCTTTAAGTGTCTATCAAAGGGAGCAGTTGACTTCTTAGTGAAGCCGATACGGAAGAATGAACTTAAGACCCTTTGGCAGCACATATGGAGGCGATGCCACAGT TCCAGTGGAAGTGAAAGTGGCATCCATACACAAAAATGTTCCAAACCAAAGGCTGGTGATGAATATGAGAACAACAGTGGCGGCagtcatgatgatgatgacgatgacgatgatgatgctgaCGACGACTTTAGTGTTGGGCCCAATGCTAGGGATGGCAGTGATAATGGCAGTGGCACTCAG AGTTCATGGACGAAGCGTGCTGTGGAGATTGATAGTCCACAACTTGTGTCTTCTGATCATCTAGCAGATTCACCTGATAGTACCTGTGCGCAAGTAATTCACCCCAGATCAGAGATAGGCAGCAATAGGTGGTTGCCGACTGCAAATAAAAGGAACATCAATAATCAAAAAGAAAATAATG ATGACTCCATGGGGAAATACTTAGAAATAGGCGCTCCTAGAAATTCAAGTCTTGGGCATCAATCTTCTCCAAATCAGATGTCTGTTAATCCAACAGAAAAACAGCATGAGAATCTCATATCCCAAAACAAGTCCGTAAACAAAATAGTCATCGACGAACCAACTAGTCAAACTGCCGATTTGATTAGTTCAATAGCCAGAAACACAGAATCGAAACAGGCTGCTAGAATCACTGATGCACCTGATTGCTCCTCCAAGATGGCACACGGGACTGAAATGAAAAACGATTCTCCCATCAACATGCCATCCCAAGAGTTGGGTCTGAAGATATCGGAAACAGCTAGATGTGGAACTGAAATCCATGATGAACGAAGTATTCTGAAAAGATCAAATCTCTCAGCATTCACCAG GTACCATACTCCTATGGCTTCCGATCAAGGTGGGGCAACATTTCGGGGAAGCTGTTCACCTCAAGATAACAGCTCAGAGGCTGTGAAAACGAACTCCACCTGCAAGATGGAGTCAAATTCAGATGCTGCTCAAATAAAGCAGGGCTCAAATGGCAGTAGCAACAACAATGACATGGGCTCCAGTACCAAGAATGCCATTGCAAAGCCTTGTACAGACAGGGAGAGAGTTATGTCACCATCACTTGTTAAATCGAACCAGCAGACTTCAGCATTCCATCCGGTGCAGCACCAAGTGTCACCAGCTGACGCGGCACGCAAGGACAAAGCTTCTGAAGAAATTGTCAATGCAGTGAAAGTGGGCCACTCAAGCGAGGCACAGCAAAGCTCTGTGCAGCATCACCATCATGCACACTATTACCGCCATGTTATTGCACAGCAACAGACATTAATTGACCGTGCATCAAACGCTCGGTGTGGTTCATCCAATGCGTCTGATTTACCCCTGGAAGGTCATGCTGCTAACTATGGTGTGAACGGGAGCATCTCAGGCAGCAATAATGGAAGCAATACGCAAAACGCAAGTAGCTCCGCTCCCAATATTGCAAGGCCAAACATGGACAGTGGTGCCATGGACAAAACAGAGGCTGGCGGTGGCAACGGTAGTGGGAGCGGGCCGAGCGGTAGTGGCAATGACATGGTATGTCAGAATCAGCTCAGCCAACGAGAAGCTGCAGTGAACAAATTCAGGCAGAAGCGGAAAGAGAGGAACTTCGGGAAAAAG GTGCGGTACCAGAGCAGGAAGAGACTAGCCGAGCAGCGGCCACGTGTCCGTGGGCAATTCGTCCGACAGTCTGGACAAGAAGATGAGGCAGGCCAAGCAGAAGACAGATGA
- the LOC119290743 gene encoding elongator complex protein 6-like, with product MEEYGAGDLLSEAMCAGARVVVVEDCVEAPAAFVLHLLLKRALAAAGGAALLALAHPFSHYDRVLRKMGCNLSMHRKSERLHFFDLQAFPGGTRGGAIADSLAQLYSGVQRVVETYRSGENAGRFTVMIDDVSLLEVAASGSADDVLDFLHYCVTLTSEMNCSLVVLIHEDIYSSEDGVGLLAHLRYIADLVIKAAPLSTGLAADVHGQLSVINKGMLIEQRPAKGRKVWNFHFKVKENGADFFYPGSRH from the exons ATGGAGGAGTACGGCGCGGGGGACCTCCTGAGCGAGGCCATGTGCGCCGGcgcgcgggtggtggtggtggaggactgCGTGGAGGCGCCCGCCGCcttcgtcctccacctcctcctcaagcgCGCGCTCGCGGCAGCCGGTGGCGCGGCGCTCCTCGCCCTCGCGCACCCCTTCTCACACTACGACCGCGTCCTCCGAAAGATG GGCTGTAACTTGTCCATGCATAGGAAGAGTGAGAGGCTTCATTTCTTTGACTTGCAGGCGTTCCCAG GTGGAACACGGGGAGGTGCCATTGCTGATAGCTTAGCTCAGCTGTATAGTGGCGTTCAGAGAGTGGTGGAGACATACAGGAGTGGAGAAAATGCAGGTCGGTTCACGGTTATGATAGATGATGTTTCACTCTTGGAAGTTGCTGCCAGTGGTTCTGCAGATGATGTCTTGGACTTCTTGCATTATTGCGTGACACTTACGTCTGAGATG AATTGCTCGCTCGTGGTTCTTATTCATGAGGATATTTATTCAAGCGAGGATGGTGTGGGACTTCTCGCACATCTGCGCTATATTGCGGATCTTGTGATTAAAGCAGCACCTCTGAGCACTGGTTTAGCCGCTGATGTTCATGGACAG CTGTCAGTAATAAACAAAGGAATGCTCATCGAGCAAAGGCCGGCAAAAGGGCGGAAAGTTTGGAACTTCCATTTTAAGGTGAAGGAAAACGGCGCAGACTTCTTCTACCCAGGGAGCAGACACTAG